In Streptomyces canus, one DNA window encodes the following:
- the hemQ gene encoding hydrogen peroxide-dependent heme synthase encodes MSNDAPTPESGRVPNKGKLAKDLNEVIRYTLWSVFKLKDVLPEDRTGYADEVQELFDQLAAKDVTIRGTYDVSGLRADADVMIWWHAETSDQLQEAYNLFRRTKLGRALEPVWSNMALHRPAEFNRSHIPAFLADENPRDYVSVYPFVRSYDWYLLPDEDRRRMLADHGKMARGYPDVRANTVASFSLGDYEWILAFEADELYRIVDLMRHLRASEARMHVREEVPFYTGRRKEIAELVAGLA; translated from the coding sequence ATGAGCAACGACGCCCCCACCCCCGAGTCCGGCAGGGTCCCGAACAAGGGCAAGCTGGCCAAGGACCTCAACGAGGTCATCCGTTACACGCTCTGGTCCGTCTTCAAGCTGAAGGACGTGCTCCCCGAGGACCGCACGGGTTACGCCGACGAGGTCCAGGAGCTGTTCGACCAGCTCGCCGCCAAGGACGTCACGATCCGCGGCACCTACGACGTGTCCGGCCTGCGCGCCGACGCCGACGTCATGATCTGGTGGCACGCGGAAACCAGCGACCAGCTCCAGGAGGCGTACAACCTCTTCCGCCGCACCAAGCTGGGCCGCGCGCTGGAGCCGGTCTGGTCGAACATGGCTCTGCACCGCCCCGCCGAGTTCAACCGCTCGCACATCCCGGCGTTCCTGGCGGACGAGAACCCCCGCGACTACGTGAGCGTCTACCCGTTCGTGCGGTCGTACGACTGGTACCTCCTCCCCGACGAGGACCGTCGCCGCATGCTCGCCGACCACGGCAAGATGGCCCGCGGCTACCCGGACGTCCGCGCCAACACGGTCGCCTCCTTCTCCCTCGGCGACTACGAGTGGATCCTGGCGTTCGAGGCCGACGAGCTCTACCGCATCGTCGACCTCATGCGCCACCTGCGCGCCTCGGAGGCGAGGATGCACGTCCGCGAGGAGGTCCCGTTCTACACGGGCCGCCGCAAGGAGATCGCCGAGCTCGTGGCGGGCCTCGCCTGA
- the hemG gene encoding protoporphyrinogen oxidase: MSGSRVVVIGAGIAGLAAAHRLAQRGAHVTVLEASDRVGGKLLPGEIAGARVDLGAESMLARRPEAVALAREVGLGDRLQPPATASASIWTRGALRPMPKGHVMGVPGTAEALAGVLSGEGLARIEQDAELPRTEVGDDVAVGEYVAARLGREVVDRLIEPLLGGVYAGDAYRISMRSAVPQLFQVARTHTSLTEGVREIQARMAAGNQQTGPVFMGVRGGVGTLPLAVADSVRARGGEIVTGAPVTELRREPSGGWRVVAADRVLHADAVIVAAPAPAAAGLLRAEAPEAATELDTVEYASMALVTLAYRRSDTALPAGSGFLVPPVDGRTIKASTFASQKWGWIADENPDVVVLRTSVGRHGETKILERDDTALVDVSRHDLREATGLDATPLETRVTRWTDGLPQYPVGHHARVARIREHVAKLPGLAVCGAHYDGVGIPACIASAYAAVDQIQGDLTAVRELTANPVQSLHGGAGE, translated from the coding sequence ATGAGCGGATCACGGGTCGTCGTCATCGGAGCCGGCATCGCGGGACTGGCCGCGGCGCATCGGCTGGCGCAGCGCGGTGCGCACGTCACCGTGCTAGAGGCGTCCGACCGGGTGGGCGGCAAGCTGCTGCCCGGCGAGATCGCGGGCGCGCGCGTCGACCTCGGCGCCGAGTCGATGCTGGCCCGCAGGCCGGAGGCGGTGGCCCTGGCGCGCGAGGTGGGCCTCGGCGACCGCCTTCAGCCGCCCGCCACCGCGAGCGCCTCGATCTGGACCCGCGGCGCCCTGCGCCCCATGCCCAAGGGCCACGTCATGGGCGTCCCCGGCACCGCCGAGGCCCTGGCCGGAGTGCTGTCCGGTGAGGGCCTCGCCCGCATCGAGCAGGACGCGGAGCTGCCCCGCACGGAGGTCGGCGACGACGTGGCGGTCGGTGAGTACGTGGCGGCGCGCCTGGGCCGCGAGGTCGTCGACCGCCTCATCGAACCCCTCCTCGGCGGGGTCTACGCGGGCGACGCGTACCGCATCTCGATGCGCTCGGCGGTCCCGCAGCTCTTCCAGGTCGCCAGGACCCACACCTCGCTCACCGAGGGCGTCCGCGAGATCCAGGCGAGGATGGCCGCAGGCAACCAGCAGACCGGCCCGGTGTTCATGGGTGTCCGCGGCGGTGTGGGCACCCTCCCGCTCGCCGTCGCCGACTCGGTCCGCGCGCGCGGCGGCGAGATCGTCACCGGCGCCCCGGTGACCGAGCTGCGCCGCGAGCCGTCCGGTGGCTGGAGGGTCGTCGCCGCGGACCGCGTCCTGCACGCCGACGCCGTGATCGTCGCCGCCCCCGCCCCGGCCGCCGCGGGTCTCCTGCGCGCCGAGGCCCCCGAGGCCGCCACCGAGCTCGACACCGTGGAGTACGCCTCCATGGCCCTGGTCACCCTCGCCTACCGCCGCTCCGACACCGCCCTGCCCGCCGGCAGCGGATTCCTGGTCCCGCCGGTCGACGGCCGCACCATCAAGGCGTCCACCTTCGCCTCCCAGAAGTGGGGCTGGATCGCCGACGAGAACCCGGACGTCGTCGTCCTGCGCACCTCCGTCGGCCGCCATGGCGAGACGAAGATCCTCGAGCGGGACGACACCGCCCTGGTGGACGTCTCCCGCCACGACCTGCGCGAGGCCACCGGGCTGGACGCCACCCCCCTCGAAACCCGCGTCACCCGCTGGACCGACGGCCTGCCCCAGTACCCCGTCGGCCACCACGCGCGCGTGGCCCGCATCCGTGAGCATGTCGCCAAACTTCCGGGCCTCGCGGTGTGCGGCGCGCACTACGACGGCGTCGGCATCCCGGCCTGCATCGCGAGCGCCTACGCGGCGGTGGACCAGATCCAGGGCGACCTGACCGCCGTCCGGGAGCTGACCGCCAACCCGGTGCAGAGTCTGCACGGCGGAGCGGGAGAATAG
- a CDS encoding DUF4349 domain-containing protein — MRTSRSRRTRSSVRPVQALAGLLLAAALALTGCSAGGDSGSDGSSLTKDDKAALQADAEGAAGAEAGAGGKQATAAPQPAVNHIIRTATLTVQVKNVPKALAAARTTTENAGGFVGKESTSRDEEGQEQTEVVLRIPVEKYDEVLADLEGAGKLLERTANAQDVTDQVVDVESRIATQRASVARIRELMDKATRLSDVVTLEGELSTRQADLESLLARQASLKDRTSLATITLSLSESPVVKAEKDDDPGVVDALAGGWDAFVTMLRWVVVALAAVLPFLAGIALIVLVWLRLIRPRLPRRPAPAAASTALGPLPMARPVPEPGREQERGERD; from the coding sequence ATGCGCACATCACGTTCACGCCGTACACGAAGCTCGGTACGTCCCGTCCAGGCACTCGCCGGGCTCCTGCTGGCCGCGGCCCTCGCGCTGACCGGGTGCAGCGCGGGCGGCGACTCCGGCAGCGACGGCAGCAGCCTCACCAAGGACGACAAGGCCGCCTTGCAGGCCGACGCGGAGGGCGCGGCCGGCGCCGAGGCCGGCGCGGGCGGCAAGCAAGCCACCGCCGCACCCCAGCCCGCGGTGAACCACATCATCCGCACCGCCACGCTGACCGTGCAGGTCAAGAACGTGCCCAAGGCGCTCGCCGCGGCCCGCACCACCACCGAGAACGCGGGCGGGTTCGTCGGCAAGGAGTCCACCTCGCGCGACGAGGAGGGCCAGGAGCAGACGGAGGTGGTGCTGCGGATACCCGTCGAGAAGTACGACGAGGTCCTCGCCGACCTGGAGGGCGCGGGCAAGCTCCTGGAGCGCACGGCGAACGCGCAGGACGTCACCGACCAGGTCGTCGACGTGGAGAGCCGGATCGCGACGCAGCGCGCGAGTGTGGCGCGGATCCGGGAGCTGATGGACAAGGCGACCAGGCTGAGCGACGTGGTGACCCTGGAGGGCGAACTGAGCACCCGTCAGGCCGACCTGGAGTCGCTGCTCGCCCGCCAGGCGTCCCTGAAGGACCGCACGAGCCTGGCCACCATCACCCTGTCCCTGTCCGAGTCGCCCGTCGTCAAGGCCGAGAAGGACGACGACCCCGGCGTCGTCGACGCGCTCGCGGGCGGCTGGGACGCGTTCGTGACCATGCTGCGCTGGGTCGTGGTGGCGCTGGCGGCGGTGCTGCCGTTCCTGGCGGGGATCGCGCTGATCGTGCTGGTGTGGCTGCGGCTGATCCGGCCCCGGCTGCCGCGCCGGCCGGCGCCCGCGGCCGCCTCGACCGCTCTGGGCCCGCTGCCCATGGCACGTCCCGTTCCGGAACCGGGGCGGGAGCAGGAGCGGGGCGAGCGGGACTGA
- a CDS encoding FAD-dependent oxidoreductase: MNMSRTRDSRERLVVIGGDAAGMSAASQARRLKGPDELEIVAFERGHFTSYSACGIPYWVGGDVTEPEQLIARTPEEHRARDIDLRMRTEVMEIDVDRQRVRARDLESGAESWTSYDKLVIATGARPIRPDMPGVDAPGVHGVQTLDDGQALIDTLAHARGREAVVVGAGYIGVEMAEALINRGYEVTVVNRGSEPMSTLDPDMGRLVHEAMEGLGITMVDDAAVTKVLTGEDGRVRAVATENAEYPADVVVLGIGVRPETTLARAAGLPLGSHGGLLTDLAMRVRGHENIWAGGDCVEVLDLVSGQERHIALGTHANKHGQVIGTGVGGGYATFPGVVGTAVSKVCDLEIARTGLREKDVRRVGLQFVSVTIESTSRAGYYPGASPMTVKMLAERRTGRLLGVQIVGREGAGKRVDIAAVALTAGMTVEQMTALDLGYAPPFSPVWDPVLVAARKAAAKVRAS, translated from the coding sequence ATGAACATGAGCCGTACGCGGGACTCGAGGGAACGTCTGGTAGTGATCGGCGGCGACGCCGCGGGGATGTCCGCGGCGTCGCAGGCACGCCGGTTGAAGGGCCCCGACGAACTGGAGATCGTGGCGTTCGAGCGGGGCCACTTCACCTCCTACTCGGCCTGCGGCATCCCGTACTGGGTGGGCGGGGACGTCACCGAGCCGGAGCAGTTGATCGCCCGGACGCCCGAGGAGCACCGGGCCCGTGACATCGATCTGCGCATGCGCACCGAGGTCATGGAGATCGACGTCGACCGACAGCGGGTACGCGCGCGTGACCTCGAGTCGGGGGCCGAGTCCTGGACGTCGTACGACAAACTCGTGATCGCTACCGGCGCCCGCCCGATCCGCCCGGACATGCCGGGAGTCGACGCTCCCGGTGTGCACGGGGTGCAGACGCTCGACGACGGGCAGGCGCTCATCGACACGCTGGCACACGCGCGTGGCCGCGAGGCAGTGGTGGTGGGCGCCGGTTACATCGGTGTGGAGATGGCCGAGGCGCTGATCAACCGCGGCTACGAGGTGACGGTGGTCAACCGGGGCAGCGAGCCCATGTCCACGCTCGACCCGGACATGGGCCGCCTGGTGCACGAGGCCATGGAGGGTCTGGGCATCACCATGGTCGACGACGCCGCAGTGACCAAGGTGCTCACGGGCGAGGACGGCCGGGTGCGGGCGGTGGCCACGGAGAACGCCGAGTACCCGGCGGACGTGGTGGTGCTCGGCATCGGCGTACGCCCGGAGACGACGCTCGCGCGGGCGGCCGGTCTGCCGCTGGGCAGCCACGGGGGTCTCCTGACGGACCTGGCGATGCGGGTGCGCGGCCACGAGAACATCTGGGCGGGCGGCGACTGCGTCGAGGTTCTCGACCTGGTCTCGGGGCAGGAGCGGCACATCGCGCTGGGCACCCACGCCAACAAGCACGGCCAGGTCATCGGCACGGGCGTCGGCGGCGGCTACGCCACCTTCCCCGGGGTCGTCGGCACCGCCGTCAGCAAGGTCTGCGACCTGGAGATCGCCCGCACCGGCCTGCGCGAGAAGGACGTGCGCCGGGTGGGCCTCCAGTTCGTGTCGGTCACGATCGAGTCCACCAGCCGGGCCGGGTACTACCCGGGCGCCTCCCCCATGACGGTGAAGATGCTCGCCGAGCGCCGCACAGGGCGGCTGCTCGGCGTGCAGATCGTCGGGAGAGAGGGCGCGGGCAAGAGGGTCGACATCGCCGCGGTGGCCCTGACGGCGGGGATGACGGTGGAGCAGATGACGGCCCTGGACCTGGGGTACGCGCCGCCGTTCAGCCCGGTGTGGGATCCGGTGCTGGTGGCGGCCAGGAAGGCCGCCGCGAAGGTGCGGGCCTCCTGA
- a CDS encoding rhomboid family intramembrane serine protease produces the protein MVIPVHDVNPVRRTPVVTYALIAANVLVFLFTPGLSGSVAGDSSLSQLCHLQAFLDHYAAVPQELIHHQLPRLVPTGDVGTSAQGSAGCVVAPPDYDKSPPLSVLTAMFLHGGWLHLLGNMLFLLIFGNNVEDRMGHVRFALFYVVCGYAASYGFALLNDDSGDPLIGASGAIAGVLGAYLVLYPKARVWVLVPFLVFLPLRLPAWMVLGFWFVLQAVYSSGEGVSAAGTVAYAAHVVGFLVGMLLAWPLKPGTPPPPEPRGLLFGRKARPRHTW, from the coding sequence GTGGTCATCCCCGTCCATGACGTGAACCCTGTGCGCCGTACCCCCGTGGTGACGTACGCGCTCATCGCCGCGAACGTCCTCGTGTTCCTGTTCACGCCCGGCCTGTCCGGCTCCGTGGCGGGCGACAGCAGCCTGTCCCAGCTGTGCCATCTCCAGGCGTTCCTGGACCACTACGCGGCGGTCCCACAGGAGTTGATCCACCATCAGCTGCCGCGGCTGGTCCCCACGGGCGACGTCGGCACGAGCGCGCAGGGCTCGGCGGGCTGCGTGGTGGCCCCGCCGGACTACGACAAGTCACCCCCGCTGTCGGTCCTCACGGCGATGTTCCTGCACGGCGGCTGGCTGCACCTGCTGGGCAACATGCTGTTCCTGCTGATCTTCGGCAACAACGTCGAGGACCGCATGGGTCATGTGCGCTTCGCGCTGTTCTACGTCGTCTGCGGCTACGCGGCGTCGTACGGCTTCGCGCTCCTCAACGACGACTCGGGCGACCCGCTGATCGGTGCGTCGGGAGCCATCGCCGGGGTCCTCGGCGCCTATCTGGTGCTGTACCCGAAGGCCAGGGTGTGGGTCCTGGTGCCCTTCCTGGTCTTCCTGCCGCTCAGACTGCCGGCCTGGATGGTGCTGGGCTTCTGGTTCGTGCTGCAGGCGGTGTACTCCTCGGGCGAGGGCGTCTCCGCCGCCGGCACGGTGGCGTACGCGGCGCACGTCGTGGGCTTCCTCGTCGGGATGCTGCTGGCCTGGCCGCTCAAGCCGGGCACTCCCCCGCCGCCGGAACCGCGCGGCCTGCTGTTCGGCCGGAAGGCGCGGCCCCGGCACACCTGGTGA
- the hemE gene encoding uroporphyrinogen decarboxylase encodes MSAPETPPSAAYDSAFLKACRREPVPHTPVWFMRQAGRSLPEYRKVREGIPMLESCMRPELVTEITLQPVRRHNVDAAIYYSDIVVPLKAIGVDLDIRPGVGPVVENPIRTRADLAQLRDLTPEDVSYVTEAIGLLTRELGPTPLIGFAGAPFTLASYLVEGGPSRTYENAKAMMYGDPELWADLLDRLAEITAVFLKVQIEAGASAVQLFDSWAGALAPVDYRRSVLPASAKVFKEVEGYGVPRIHFGVGCGELLKLMGEAGADVVGVDWRVPLDEAARRVGPGKALQGNLDPTVLFASTEAIEAKTREVLDSAEGLEGHVFNLGHGVMPSTDPDALTRLVEYVHTHTAR; translated from the coding sequence GTGAGTGCACCTGAGACGCCGCCGTCAGCCGCCTACGACTCCGCCTTCCTCAAGGCGTGTCGCCGTGAACCCGTCCCGCATACCCCCGTGTGGTTCATGCGGCAGGCCGGGCGCTCGCTGCCGGAGTACCGCAAGGTCCGCGAGGGCATCCCGATGCTCGAGTCCTGCATGCGGCCCGAGCTGGTCACCGAGATCACACTCCAGCCGGTCCGGCGCCACAACGTGGACGCGGCGATCTACTACAGCGACATCGTCGTCCCGCTGAAGGCCATCGGCGTCGACCTCGACATCAGGCCCGGTGTCGGCCCGGTCGTCGAGAACCCGATCCGCACCCGCGCCGACCTCGCTCAACTACGTGACCTCACCCCCGAGGACGTCTCCTACGTCACCGAGGCCATCGGCCTGCTGACCCGCGAGCTCGGCCCGACCCCCCTCATCGGTTTCGCGGGCGCACCTTTCACCCTCGCGAGTTACCTCGTCGAGGGCGGCCCGTCCCGCACGTACGAGAACGCCAAGGCGATGATGTACGGCGACCCCGAGCTGTGGGCCGACCTGCTCGACCGCCTCGCCGAGATCACCGCCGTCTTCCTTAAGGTCCAGATCGAGGCCGGTGCCTCCGCGGTCCAGCTCTTCGACTCGTGGGCCGGCGCCCTCGCCCCCGTCGACTACCGCCGCTCGGTCCTGCCGGCTTCCGCGAAGGTCTTCAAGGAGGTCGAGGGGTACGGTGTCCCCCGCATCCACTTCGGCGTCGGCTGCGGCGAGCTGCTGAAGCTCATGGGCGAGGCCGGCGCGGACGTCGTCGGCGTCGACTGGCGCGTCCCGCTCGACGAGGCCGCCCGCCGCGTCGGCCCCGGCAAGGCGCTCCAGGGCAACCTCGACCCGACGGTCCTGTTCGCCTCCACGGAGGCGATCGAGGCCAAGACCCGCGAAGTCCTGGACTCGGCCGAGGGCCTGGAGGGCCACGTCTTCAACCTCGGCCACGGCGTCATGCCGTCCACCGACCCGGACGCCCTGACCCGCCTCGTGGAGTACGTCCACACGCACACCGCCCGCTGA
- a CDS encoding DUF3000 domain-containing protein, with protein MAAAQGRLSDGAGGMDDAKEGDRDGGGAAPPAFQAAVQALRGSRLRPQIEVEPTRAPQRLAPHAYALEATVVDGDQDLADGRLVLLHDPDGHDAWRGTFRLVTLVRAELEAEMAADPLLPEVCWSWLTGALSARGLSYGEPSGTVTRASSHYFGGLSERPATSQIEIRASWTPREGLGGVPDTAGHLASWCDLLAQVAGLPPAGPGDASIVTLPQRRDPQAR; from the coding sequence ATGGCTGCGGCTCAAGGACGACTGTCGGACGGCGCTGGTGGGATGGACGACGCGAAGGAAGGGGACCGGGATGGCGGAGGTGCGGCTCCGCCGGCTTTCCAGGCCGCGGTTCAGGCCCTGCGCGGGAGCCGGCTGCGGCCGCAGATCGAGGTCGAGCCGACACGGGCTCCACAACGGCTCGCCCCGCATGCGTACGCGCTGGAGGCCACCGTCGTCGACGGCGACCAGGACCTCGCCGACGGGCGGCTCGTGCTGCTGCACGATCCGGACGGCCACGACGCCTGGCGGGGCACCTTCCGGCTGGTGACGCTCGTGCGCGCGGAGCTGGAGGCGGAGATGGCCGCCGACCCGCTGCTGCCCGAGGTGTGCTGGTCGTGGCTGACGGGCGCGCTCTCGGCGCGCGGGCTGTCGTACGGCGAACCGAGCGGCACCGTCACGCGCGCGAGTTCGCACTACTTCGGCGGTCTGTCCGAGCGCCCGGCGACCTCGCAGATCGAGATCCGGGCCTCCTGGACGCCCCGCGAGGGCCTGGGCGGGGTGCCGGACACGGCGGGGCACCTCGCCTCCTGGTGCGACCTGCTGGCCCAGGTCGCGGGTCTGCCGCCGGCCGGTCCGGGTGACGCGTCGATCGTGACGTTGCCACAGCGGCGGGACCCGCAGGCGCGCTGA
- a CDS encoding response regulator transcription factor has protein sequence MSVLLEQPASLVAYRPNKPTAMVVVADPRVRSTVTRHLWALGVRDVIEASSVAEARPRIGNPRDICVAEVHLPDGSGLTLLSETRAAGWPNGLALSAADDIGAVRNALAGGVKGYVVTGTRTNVGLPTRPGAAPIGSAAARMHRRHPGAPSHPGGYRELSGREVEVLRLVAEGQSNKAIGVSMGLSALTVKSHLARIARKLGTGDRAGMVAVALRTGIIH, from the coding sequence GTGTCCGTTCTCCTCGAGCAGCCCGCAAGCCTGGTCGCCTACCGCCCTAACAAGCCCACCGCCATGGTGGTCGTGGCCGACCCGCGTGTCCGATCCACCGTCACCCGTCACCTCTGGGCGCTCGGTGTGCGCGATGTCATTGAAGCCTCGTCCGTGGCGGAGGCCCGACCCCGAATCGGCAACCCAAGAGACATCTGCGTCGCCGAGGTCCACCTTCCCGACGGCTCCGGCCTGACCCTGTTGTCCGAGACCCGCGCCGCGGGCTGGCCCAACGGCCTCGCCCTCTCCGCGGCCGACGACATCGGTGCCGTGCGCAACGCCCTCGCGGGCGGCGTCAAGGGCTACGTCGTCACCGGCACCCGCACCAACGTCGGGCTCCCCACCCGGCCTGGCGCCGCCCCCATCGGCTCCGCCGCCGCCCGTATGCACCGCCGCCACCCGGGTGCCCCGAGTCACCCGGGTGGCTACCGCGAGCTCTCCGGCCGTGAGGTCGAAGTACTGCGGCTGGTGGCCGAAGGGCAGTCGAACAAGGCGATCGGCGTCTCGATGGGCCTGTCCGCACTGACCGTCAAGAGCCACCTCGCCCGGATCGCCCGCAAGCTCGGCACGGGAGACCGCGCCGGCATGGTGGCGGTGGCCCTCCGTACCGGCATCATCCATTGA
- a CDS encoding ribonuclease D translates to MTDAQETAADVSLRTTGGGPPDDGGSSAAEAPIPLLEPREGIPPVIADEASLAEVIAAFAAGSGPVAVDAERASGYRYGQRAYLVQLRRAGAGTALIDPVACPDLSGLGEALSGVEWVLHAATQDLPCLREIGMVPSRLFDTELAGRIAGFPRVGLGAMVEGVLGYVLEKGHSAVDWSTRPLPEPWLRYAALDVELLVDLRDALEKELDRQGKLEWALQEFDAIASAPPAEPRKDPWRRTSGMHKVRRRRQLAVVRELWEARNRIAQRRDVSPGKVLSDAAIVEAALSLPVNVHALAALNGFGHRMGRRQLEQWQAAVDRARALAETQLPQPGQPLTGPPPPRAWADKDPAAAARLSAARAAVSALAESLNMPQENLITPDTVRRVCWEPPSVVSAESVSAALAGHGARAWQVEQVTPVLVAALSA, encoded by the coding sequence GTGACCGACGCCCAAGAGACCGCAGCAGACGTTTCACTGCGAACCACCGGAGGCGGCCCTCCGGACGATGGCGGATCTTCTGCAGCGGAGGCGCCGATCCCTCTGCTGGAGCCGCGCGAGGGCATTCCGCCCGTGATCGCCGACGAGGCCTCGCTCGCCGAGGTGATCGCCGCGTTCGCCGCGGGCTCCGGACCCGTCGCCGTCGACGCCGAGCGTGCGTCCGGCTACCGCTACGGACAGCGCGCGTATCTCGTGCAGCTGCGCCGCGCGGGTGCGGGGACCGCGCTGATCGACCCCGTGGCCTGCCCCGACCTCTCGGGCCTCGGCGAGGCCCTCTCCGGTGTGGAGTGGGTGTTGCACGCCGCCACGCAGGATCTTCCCTGTCTCCGCGAAATAGGCATGGTGCCCTCGCGCCTGTTCGACACCGAGCTGGCCGGGCGGATCGCCGGATTCCCCCGGGTCGGGCTCGGCGCGATGGTCGAAGGGGTGCTGGGCTACGTACTGGAGAAGGGCCACTCGGCCGTGGACTGGTCGACCCGTCCACTGCCCGAGCCGTGGCTGCGGTACGCGGCCCTGGACGTGGAGCTTCTCGTCGACCTGCGCGACGCACTGGAGAAGGAGCTCGACCGGCAGGGGAAGCTGGAGTGGGCGCTTCAGGAGTTCGACGCGATCGCTTCGGCTCCGCCGGCCGAGCCGCGCAAGGATCCCTGGCGCCGGACCTCCGGGATGCACAAGGTGCGGCGGCGCCGGCAGCTGGCCGTCGTGCGGGAACTGTGGGAGGCCCGGAACCGGATCGCCCAGCGGCGGGACGTGTCGCCGGGCAAGGTGCTGTCCGACGCGGCGATCGTCGAGGCGGCGCTCTCCCTGCCGGTCAATGTGCACGCCCTGGCCGCGCTGAACGGGTTCGGGCATCGGATGGGACGGCGGCAGCTCGAGCAGTGGCAGGCCGCGGTGGATCGGGCCAGGGCCCTTGCCGAGACACAGCTGCCGCAGCCGGGGCAGCCGCTCACCGGACCTCCGCCGCCACGGGCCTGGGCCGACAAGGATCCTGCGGCGGCCGCGCGGCTGTCCGCCGCGCGGGCCGCGGTTTCCGCGTTGGCCGAGTCGCTGAACATGCCTCAGGAGAACCTGATCACTCCGGACACGGTGCGGCGGGTCTGCTGGGAGCCGCCGAGCGTGGTCAGCGCGGAGTCGGTGAGTGCTGCATTGGCCGGCCACGGGGCTCGGGCCTGGCAGGTCGAGCAGGTGACTCCGGTGCTGGTGGCTGCGCTTTCCGCCTAG
- a CDS encoding carbohydrate ABC transporter permease yields MTGRTITRALVYLSLIAATLVVLLPLVVVLLTSLKSEKEMADTSGALELPHDLLNFHNYVTAFQDGEMLSAFTNTAIILLISIGGTVLIGSMTAYAIDRFTFRFKKLVVALFLTAALVPGVTTQVATFQIVNSFGMFDSLWAPIALYMGTDIVSIYIFLQFVRSIPVSLDESARLDGANAFTIYRKIIFPLLKPATATVVIVKGITVYNDFYIPFLYMPSEDLGVISTSLFRFRGPYAAHWEVISAGAVLVILPTLIVFLSLQRFIYNGFTRGATR; encoded by the coding sequence ATGACAGGCCGTACGATCACCCGCGCCCTTGTCTACTTGTCGCTGATCGCCGCGACCCTGGTCGTCCTGCTGCCGCTCGTGGTCGTCCTCCTCACCTCCCTCAAGTCGGAGAAGGAGATGGCCGACACGAGCGGGGCCCTCGAGCTCCCGCACGACCTGCTGAACTTCCACAACTACGTGACGGCGTTCCAGGACGGCGAGATGCTCTCCGCCTTCACCAACACGGCGATCATCCTGCTGATCTCGATCGGCGGCACGGTCCTCATCGGCTCGATGACGGCCTACGCCATCGACCGGTTCACCTTCCGCTTCAAGAAGCTGGTGGTGGCGCTCTTCCTGACGGCCGCCCTGGTCCCCGGTGTCACGACCCAGGTGGCGACGTTCCAGATCGTCAACAGCTTCGGCATGTTCGACAGCCTCTGGGCCCCGATCGCCCTCTACATGGGCACGGACATCGTCTCGATCTACATCTTTCTGCAGTTCGTCCGCTCGATCCCGGTCTCCCTGGACGAATCGGCCCGCCTGGACGGCGCCAACGCCTTCACGATCTACCGAAAGATCATCTTCCCGCTGCTGAAGCCGGCGACCGCGACCGTGGTGATCGTGAAGGGCATCACCGTCTACAACGACTTCTACATCCCCTTCCTCTACATGCCCTCGGAAGATCTTGGCGTGATCTCGACGTCCTTGTTCCGCTTCCGAGGCCCCTACGCGGCCCACTGGGAGGTCATTTCGGCAGGAGCGGTCCTGGTGATCCTGCCGACCCTGATCGTTTTCCTGTCGTTGCAGCGCTTCATCTACAACGGATTCACGCGGGGCGCGACCAGATGA